The following are from one region of the Hydrogenophaga sp. BPS33 genome:
- a CDS encoding MBL fold metallo-hydrolase — MNSFGKRAQGLRLERMQASPRWDGMGFRNLHPVLPGLRDPTAAKPTLKDFFSSGGRRTPAGPLPLVDPREAWRRPIASGLRATWLGHSTVLVEIDGHRVLTDPVWGARASPFRLVGPKRFQPMPLRLRHMPEVDVVMISHDHYDHLDYPTIHTLARHSAVPFVTSLGVGAHLEAWGVAPERITELDWWESHRVPGTGLTITAAPSQHFSGRGLKDRNATLWSSMVVNTDRHRVFFSGDTGLTTEYGLIRERLGPFDLVMLEVGAFHPSWGDIHLGPANALKAHALLGGGAFLPVHWGTFGLAMHDWDEPVETLLQLAGAQDTALLLPRLGEAVEPALQRPVAPWWRATGLGSSAPERAAPTPVSTPTRELPWPLD; from the coding sequence ATGAACAGTTTTGGCAAACGCGCTCAAGGCCTGCGCCTGGAACGCATGCAGGCGTCCCCGCGCTGGGACGGCATGGGTTTTCGCAATCTGCACCCGGTGCTGCCGGGGCTGCGCGACCCCACGGCGGCCAAGCCCACGCTCAAGGACTTTTTCAGCTCGGGCGGTCGTCGAACACCCGCTGGCCCGCTGCCCTTGGTGGACCCGCGCGAGGCCTGGCGCCGGCCGATCGCCAGCGGCCTGCGCGCGACCTGGCTGGGCCACTCCACGGTGCTGGTCGAAATCGACGGCCACCGCGTGTTGACAGACCCTGTTTGGGGCGCGCGCGCCTCCCCCTTCCGGCTGGTCGGTCCCAAGCGCTTCCAGCCTATGCCGCTGCGCTTGCGGCACATGCCCGAGGTCGACGTGGTGATGATCTCGCACGACCATTACGACCACCTGGACTACCCCACCATTCACACGCTCGCGCGGCACAGCGCGGTGCCGTTCGTGACCTCGCTCGGCGTGGGCGCGCACCTGGAGGCCTGGGGTGTCGCGCCCGAGCGCATCACCGAACTCGACTGGTGGGAAAGCCACCGCGTGCCCGGCACCGGGTTGACCATCACCGCAGCGCCTTCGCAGCATTTTTCCGGGCGCGGCTTGAAGGACCGCAACGCCACCTTGTGGTCGTCGATGGTGGTGAACACCGATCGCCACCGCGTGTTCTTCAGCGGCGACACGGGCCTGACCACCGAGTACGGGCTGATCCGCGAACGGCTCGGCCCTTTCGATCTCGTCATGCTGGAAGTCGGTGCCTTCCACCCGTCGTGGGGCGACATTCACCTGGGACCGGCCAATGCCCTGAAGGCCCATGCCTTGCTGGGCGGCGGTGCCTTCCTGCCGGTGCACTGGGGCACCTTCGGCCTGGCCATGCACGATTGGGACGAGCCGGTGGAGACCTTGCTGCAACTGGCGGGCGCGCAGGACACGGCGCTGCTGCTGCCGCGTCTGGGCGAAGCCGTGGAGCCCGCGCTGCAAAGGCCGGTAGCACCGTGGTGGCGCGCCACGGGGCTGGGGTCATCGGCACCGGAGCGCGCCGCACCCACACCGGTGTCGACGCCGACGCGCGAGCTGCCCTGGCCGTTGGACTGA